AGCCACCGGTGCTCCATCCGATATTGTGGATAATGAAGCGGTAAGACGTGTGTATCTTGGCGAACAGTTCCGGTTATAACACATGAAACCAGGCTTACAGCTCAAACTCTCTCAGCAACTCACGCTGACCCCTCAGCTGCAGCAATCTATTCGATTGTTGCAGTTATCTACACAAGATCTGCAACAAGAGTTAGAGCAGTTTATGGAGTTAAATCCACTACTTGAAAGGGTTGATGGATTTGAGTCTGGCAATGGAGATGAATCTAGCTACGCTGAGGCTGGCGAGAGTAGTGCGACTGACTCAACAAATACAGAAGAGTGGCAGGCTGCTGGAGAGGCGCTAGATGAGCTTAGCTGGCAGCAATCCTCTGGCAGCAGTGATGATGACGAAGAGATTCCGGCGGGCGATCAGGTAGAGATACATCCTTCCTTACGTGAACACCTCATTGCGCAATTAGGTGAGATGCATCTATCGGATAGAGATAAACTCCTCGCCTTTTTAGTGATTGAATCCTTAGATGATGATGGTTTCTTCGCTTCTGAGTGGGAAGAGCTTGCTGCCATGTGTCCAGAAGACTGGGAGGAGGCGGTTGAAGAGGAGGAGTGGCGAATTGCCCTTCATCATGTTCAACATTTTGATCCCGCAGGTGTCGGTGCGAGAAATCTGAGCGAATGTCTCGATTTGCAATTGCTACGTATGCCGGATTCACCAATGGTAAAACTAGCCCGAACAATTGTTACACAACATTTGGACTTGTTAGGCGCAAGGGATTACACTAAATTAAAAAAGAGGCTAACCACAAACGATGATCAACTCAGAGAGGCGCAATCACTCATTTCTGGATTAGATCCTAGACCAGGACGGGCATTTTCAGAAGAAAAAGCAGCCTATATCGTCCCAGATGTGATCGTCGTCAAAGAAAAAGGTCAGTGGGTAGCGCATCTTAATAGTGACGCTGTACCAAAAATCCGTGTTAATCAAATGTATGCCAATATATTAGGGCGACAGCGCGGTGGAGATGGAAAAGGGCTTCAAGAACAGTTGCAAGAAGCCCGCTGGATGATTAAGAATATCCAACAACGGTTTACAACCATATTGCGTGTTACTCGGGCAATTGTTGCTCGACAAGCAAAATTTTTTGAATATGGCGAAGTTGGCATGTCTCCGCTAGTATTAAGAGAGATAGCTGATGAATTAGATTTGCATGAATCGACGGTTTCTCGGGTTACTAATCAAAAATATATGATGACCCCTAGAGGAATTTTTGAACTAAAGTACTTTTTTGGTAGTCGATTAGATACAGACACTGGTGGTGCTTGTTCTGCAACAGCAATACGGGCACTGATTAAGCAGTTGATTCAAGCGGAGGATTCAAACAAACCACTAAGTGATAGTCAGTTATCTGACATGCTTGCCAATCAAGGGGTTATTGTTGCGCGAAGAACCGTAGCTAAGTATCGCGAAGCAATGCAAATCCCTCCAGTAAACTTACGCAAAGCGTTGTAACGAAATAACCAAAATAGCGGTATTCGTGTTAATACAGGAGAAACACCATGAATCTGACCATGAGCGGCCATCATCTGGAAATTACCCCAGCTATCCGTGAATACATGACAACAAAGCTCGCCAAGGTCACTCGTCATTTTGACAATGTTATTGATATCAATGTCATCATGACTGTAGAGAAACTGGTGCAGAAAGTAGAAGCAACTTTGCATGTGCGTGGAAATGACATTTTTGCAGAATCAACTCATGCTGATTTGTATGCTGCTATTGATGCATTGATTGATAAGTTAGACCGTTTGGTTCTTAAACATAAGGAAA
This Leeia speluncae DNA region includes the following protein-coding sequences:
- a CDS encoding RNA polymerase factor sigma-54; this translates as MKPGLQLKLSQQLTLTPQLQQSIRLLQLSTQDLQQELEQFMELNPLLERVDGFESGNGDESSYAEAGESSATDSTNTEEWQAAGEALDELSWQQSSGSSDDDEEIPAGDQVEIHPSLREHLIAQLGEMHLSDRDKLLAFLVIESLDDDGFFASEWEELAAMCPEDWEEAVEEEEWRIALHHVQHFDPAGVGARNLSECLDLQLLRMPDSPMVKLARTIVTQHLDLLGARDYTKLKKRLTTNDDQLREAQSLISGLDPRPGRAFSEEKAAYIVPDVIVVKEKGQWVAHLNSDAVPKIRVNQMYANILGRQRGGDGKGLQEQLQEARWMIKNIQQRFTTILRVTRAIVARQAKFFEYGEVGMSPLVLREIADELDLHESTVSRVTNQKYMMTPRGIFELKYFFGSRLDTDTGGACSATAIRALIKQLIQAEDSNKPLSDSQLSDMLANQGVIVARRTVAKYREAMQIPPVNLRKAL
- the hpf gene encoding ribosome hibernation-promoting factor, HPF/YfiA family, producing MNLTMSGHHLEITPAIREYMTTKLAKVTRHFDNVIDINVIMTVEKLVQKVEATLHVRGNDIFAESTHADLYAAIDALIDKLDRLVLKHKEKRSEKRHEGGHRHLNEQLAEE